From the genome of Devriesea agamarum, one region includes:
- a CDS encoding FecCD family ABC transporter permease — MTSTLAPAPVPEQVRTSAQVLDMLHAQRRRRRTRALITASVLTAILLIGMIAEIVVGGSARIELSEIPAAVIGQGEGLADFVIFETRLPRALAAVLVGALFGLSGVMYQRLIGNVLATPDIIGVSAGASTGAVIVIVSAAASGVAVQAGALMGAALAAALIFGLSWSKGSSTYRLVLVGIGVGACFSAITSYLLAFAGTEVSNRAMRWLIGSLSGVQWADITPLVITLVIGTLAALIIGPSLETIRLGDPLAAALGTRVQLLRIAALVLGASLAAIATSVSGPVGFIALVSGPIATRLFPEGGVLPAALVGATLLVLSDVTAQSAPVISPIPTGVLTGLVGAPILMFLLMKRKANSR, encoded by the coding sequence ATGACCAGCACCCTTGCGCCCGCCCCAGTTCCCGAGCAGGTCAGGACCTCCGCCCAGGTACTGGACATGCTGCACGCTCAGCGCCGTCGCCGCCGCACCCGGGCACTTATCACCGCGAGTGTTCTCACCGCGATCCTGCTGATCGGCATGATCGCCGAAATTGTGGTCGGTGGCAGTGCGCGCATTGAGCTCTCTGAGATCCCGGCGGCGGTAATCGGACAAGGGGAGGGCCTTGCCGACTTCGTGATCTTTGAGACCAGACTTCCGCGTGCTCTGGCAGCGGTGCTGGTTGGGGCATTGTTTGGGCTATCCGGGGTGATGTATCAGCGGCTGATCGGCAATGTCTTGGCGACCCCCGACATTATTGGGGTGTCTGCCGGAGCCAGCACCGGCGCCGTGATCGTGATTGTCTCGGCGGCAGCAAGCGGGGTGGCGGTGCAGGCCGGGGCCCTCATGGGCGCGGCCTTGGCAGCCGCCTTGATTTTCGGACTCAGCTGGAGCAAAGGCTCATCCACCTACCGCCTGGTGCTAGTCGGCATTGGTGTTGGTGCATGTTTCTCTGCTATTACCAGTTATTTACTGGCCTTCGCGGGAACCGAGGTGTCAAACCGGGCGATGCGCTGGCTCATCGGTTCTCTATCCGGGGTGCAGTGGGCCGACATTACCCCACTGGTGATCACCCTGGTCATTGGAACTTTAGCTGCACTCATCATCGGCCCGTCGCTGGAAACAATACGGCTGGGTGACCCTTTGGCCGCAGCCCTTGGCACTCGGGTTCAGTTACTGCGTATTGCGGCACTGGTGCTTGGGGCAAGCCTGGCTGCCATCGCCACCAGCGTCTCGGGTCCGGTCGGATTCATCGCGCTGGTATCCGGTCCGATTGCGACCCGGCTATTTCCGGAGGGAGGAGTGCTGCCAGCCGCATTAGTTGGCGCAACACTGCTGGTGCTCTCCGACGTCACCGCCCAGTCGGCTCCTGTGATCAGCCCAATCCCCACCGGGGTGCTTACCGGTCTCGTCGGGGCTCCAATCCTGATGTTCCTGCTCATGAAACGGAAGGCCAATAGCCGATGA
- a CDS encoding ABC transporter ATP-binding protein, whose translation MTTVRRPLDSTVTDATVIDSAVAGSTATGSTATDSTLTAPSLSAHHLAVGYGNTLVMTELDLEIPTGQITALIGPNGCGKSTLLGAMARLLPARHGAVYLDGAAIHRLPTREVARKLGLLPQAPIAPEGITVAELVRRGRHPYRRFGAGTSEDDQIVAQALVRTHMGEFATRPVDSLSGGQRQRAWIAMALAQRTPLLLLDEPTSYLDIAHQIEVMDLLVELNQAGTTIVVVLHDLNQAAQYAHTVVVLKEGTIVGLGRPHEVITSSCVHDVFGVRARVIPDPDTGSPLVLPRSRHDATPS comes from the coding sequence ATGACCACCGTACGCCGCCCATTGGACAGCACGGTCACCGACGCCACGGTCATCGACTCTGCGGTCGCTGGTTCCACGGCGACCGGTTCCACAGCGACTGATTCCACGCTCACCGCGCCGAGCCTTTCCGCACACCACCTCGCCGTCGGGTACGGGAACACCCTCGTGATGACCGAGCTCGATCTTGAGATCCCCACTGGTCAGATCACGGCTCTGATTGGCCCCAACGGATGCGGTAAGTCGACACTGCTGGGAGCTATGGCCCGGCTGCTGCCCGCCCGGCACGGCGCCGTCTACCTGGATGGTGCTGCGATTCATCGCCTACCCACCCGGGAGGTCGCCAGAAAGCTCGGTCTGCTACCGCAGGCACCCATCGCCCCGGAGGGCATTACCGTAGCTGAACTCGTCCGTCGGGGCCGGCACCCCTACCGGCGATTCGGTGCCGGGACCAGCGAGGACGATCAGATCGTGGCGCAGGCCCTGGTGCGTACCCACATGGGCGAATTCGCAACCCGGCCCGTGGATTCACTGTCGGGCGGTCAGCGTCAACGGGCCTGGATCGCGATGGCGCTCGCCCAACGCACCCCGCTGCTGCTGCTGGACGAACCCACCAGCTATCTCGATATTGCACACCAAATCGAGGTGATGGACCTTCTGGTGGAACTCAACCAGGCAGGAACCACCATTGTGGTGGTGCTGCACGACCTCAATCAGGCTGCTCAATACGCCCATACCGTCGTCGTCCTCAAAGAGGGGACCATTGTCGGGCTGGGCCGTCCGCATGAGGTGATCACCAGCTCGTGTGTGCACGACGTCTTTGGGGTGCGGGCACGGGTCATCCCAGATCCGGATACCGGCTCCCCCCTGGTGTTGCCGCGCAGCCGCCACGATGCGACACCGTCTTAG
- a CDS encoding ABC transporter substrate-binding protein: MMRMTRRRVVAAAATLVLSAVGLTACGSKSEPTPSAAPSSGAASAYPMTLESPFGKTELKEKPKRVAVVSDIDLDIALALGIKPVISPRYGDAKLEPWEAPVVEKLGGDLTTYNSTDGVDFEAIAAAKPDVILATSGWSLDKDYAQLSKIAPVVSYQGKDGLSAMTWDQRTKEAAKALDETPKAEAVIAEVTKKFDTAKAAHPEFAGKSFTYAVIHPQQITYESYKGGDVSFFTRLGFTQPEMASKFGAKNNGVSRENLDVLDSDILLIGYPFGDEGLMSREKLEADPLFKQLKVVSGGHYAVVPDEIASPLAYPTPLSEPWLVDQLVPILSTAAAGKK; the protein is encoded by the coding sequence ATGATGAGAATGACCCGACGTCGAGTTGTCGCTGCCGCGGCAACTCTCGTGCTGAGCGCCGTCGGCCTCACGGCCTGCGGATCGAAGTCCGAGCCCACCCCGTCCGCTGCACCGTCCTCGGGCGCAGCCTCTGCCTACCCGATGACGCTAGAGAGCCCGTTTGGAAAAACGGAGCTGAAGGAAAAGCCCAAGCGGGTCGCCGTGGTGTCGGATATTGATCTCGACATTGCCCTAGCGCTGGGCATTAAACCGGTGATCAGCCCCCGATACGGGGATGCCAAGCTGGAACCGTGGGAAGCCCCCGTGGTCGAAAAGCTCGGCGGTGACCTCACCACCTACAACTCCACCGACGGTGTGGATTTTGAAGCTATCGCGGCTGCTAAGCCCGACGTCATCCTCGCCACCAGCGGATGGTCCCTGGATAAGGACTACGCCCAACTGTCGAAGATCGCCCCGGTCGTTTCCTACCAGGGCAAAGACGGGCTGAGTGCGATGACTTGGGATCAGCGAACCAAGGAAGCGGCCAAAGCCCTGGATGAGACGCCCAAAGCAGAGGCCGTGATCGCAGAGGTCACCAAGAAGTTTGACACCGCGAAAGCCGCGCACCCCGAGTTTGCGGGCAAGTCCTTCACCTACGCGGTGATCCATCCTCAGCAGATCACCTATGAGTCCTACAAGGGCGGCGACGTCAGTTTCTTCACCCGGCTCGGCTTCACCCAGCCGGAGATGGCCTCCAAGTTCGGGGCGAAGAACAACGGCGTCAGCCGGGAGAACCTGGACGTGCTTGATTCCGACATCCTGCTGATCGGCTACCCCTTCGGCGACGAGGGCCTGATGAGCCGCGAGAAGCTCGAAGCTGACCCCCTATTTAAGCAGCTCAAGGTGGTGTCTGGCGGTCACTACGCGGTGGTTCCCGACGAGATTGCCTCCCCATTGGCCTACCCGACCCCGCTCAGTGAGCCCTGGCTGGTGGACCAGTTGGTGCCGATTCTGTCCACCGCTGCCGCGGGAAAGAAGTGA
- a CDS encoding (2,3-dihydroxybenzoyl)adenylate synthase yields the protein MTGGSLATVVPLPIDGVVPYPDEYIERYRANGLWIGQTLDAFLREAVAGDPHRLAIIDGEHQITYGELDHLVARAATLLRGRLQLSRGDRVIVQLPNISEFVIITFAMFRLGVIPIFALPAHRRTDLLHFAHTGDAVGIVTRRLIAGFDHARLAREVIDIAPTMRDLVLVDDLREDLRNLPPAGTVAVSPADVAFLQLSGGTTGTPKLIARTHDDYLFSVRESARICELGPDSRMLVAIPISHNFTMSSPGILGIIHARGCMVLTEDPSPATALELIARHRVTIVPTVPPLAIGWMNSPEIEHADLSSLRVLQVGGAKLSRSVATRIEPTFGCRLQQVFGMAEGLVNYTRIDDDLDTIVSTQGLRISPADEVRVVDERDQPVPPGTPGALLTRGPYTIRGYFRAPEHNARSFTPDGFYRTGDLVIEREDGYLTVVGRVKDQINRGGEKIAPEEVENALLAHPDIHDVSVTGIPDEVLGERIHAHIVLRRTGPGQGQQSGQGVDDGADGASGGSAGPDVKARSLRPVDLRRFLAAQGLATYKIPDVFALVEALPETGVGKIDRRRLSQAPGAPPRDLGQISADDIRPDQE from the coding sequence ATGACAGGTGGGTCCCTCGCGACGGTGGTGCCGCTGCCGATTGACGGTGTGGTGCCATACCCCGATGAGTACATCGAGCGCTACCGTGCCAACGGCCTGTGGATAGGCCAGACCCTGGATGCGTTCCTGCGCGAAGCAGTCGCGGGGGACCCACACCGTCTCGCCATTATTGACGGCGAGCATCAGATCACCTACGGCGAGCTGGATCATCTGGTCGCCCGCGCCGCCACCCTGCTGCGAGGTCGTCTTCAGCTGAGTCGCGGAGACCGGGTAATCGTCCAACTGCCCAACATCTCCGAGTTTGTGATCATCACATTTGCCATGTTCCGGCTGGGCGTCATCCCCATCTTCGCGCTGCCCGCTCACCGCCGTACCGACCTGCTGCACTTCGCGCACACCGGCGATGCGGTGGGCATCGTGACCCGACGCCTGATCGCAGGATTCGACCATGCCCGCCTCGCCCGCGAGGTCATCGACATAGCCCCGACCATGCGCGATCTGGTTCTCGTCGATGACCTAAGAGAAGACCTACGGAACCTGCCCCCTGCCGGCACCGTGGCGGTCTCACCCGCCGACGTGGCCTTCCTGCAACTTTCCGGGGGAACCACCGGAACCCCTAAACTCATTGCCCGCACCCACGACGACTACCTATTCTCCGTGCGGGAGAGCGCACGCATCTGCGAACTCGGGCCGGACAGCCGCATGCTGGTGGCCATCCCGATTTCCCACAACTTCACGATGTCCTCCCCCGGCATCCTGGGCATCATTCACGCCCGCGGCTGCATGGTGCTCACCGAGGACCCCAGCCCGGCCACCGCCCTGGAGCTGATCGCCCGCCACCGCGTCACCATCGTCCCGACCGTCCCGCCCCTAGCAATCGGCTGGATGAACTCGCCAGAGATTGAACACGCCGACCTGAGCAGTCTTCGAGTTCTCCAAGTTGGCGGAGCCAAGCTCAGCCGCAGCGTCGCCACCCGCATTGAGCCCACCTTCGGTTGCCGCCTCCAGCAGGTCTTCGGCATGGCGGAAGGCCTGGTCAACTACACCCGGATAGACGATGACCTCGACACCATCGTCTCCACCCAAGGTCTGCGGATCAGCCCCGCCGACGAAGTACGGGTCGTAGATGAGCGCGATCAGCCGGTTCCCCCGGGTACGCCGGGCGCGCTGCTGACCCGCGGGCCCTACACCATCCGCGGATACTTCCGGGCTCCCGAACACAATGCGCGCTCGTTCACCCCGGACGGGTTCTACCGCACCGGCGACCTGGTGATCGAACGCGAAGATGGGTACCTCACCGTCGTGGGCCGGGTTAAAGACCAGATCAACCGCGGTGGCGAAAAGATTGCCCCGGAAGAAGTAGAGAACGCGCTGCTTGCCCACCCGGACATCCACGATGTCTCCGTCACCGGCATCCCCGACGAGGTTCTCGGTGAGCGCATTCACGCGCACATCGTGCTGCGTCGGACGGGTCCCGGTCAGGGGCAGCAGAGCGGGCAGGGGGTAGACGATGGCGCCGATGGCGCGAGCGGGGGCTCGGCTGGCCCCGATGTGAAGGCTCGCAGCCTGCGGCCCGTGGATCTGCGGCGGTTCCTCGCCGCGCAGGGCCTAGCCACCTACAAAATCCCGGACGTATTTGCGCTGGTAGAAGCCCTGCCTGAAACCGGTGTCGGGAAAATCGACCGCCGTAGGCTCAGCCAGGCCCCAGGCGCACCGCCTCGTGACCTCGGCCAGATCAGCGCCGATGACATCAGACCCGACCAGGAGTGA
- a CDS encoding phosphopantetheine-binding protein — translation MPPSNTALTRARDFVAQVVPDDISEATAEEDLRDYGLDSVRAIDLIALVNAAGGELGFPDLAGGPTLTIIASALEASDPEGPR, via the coding sequence ATGCCGCCGTCTAACACCGCGCTCACCCGCGCCCGCGACTTCGTAGCCCAGGTTGTTCCCGACGACATCTCCGAGGCAACCGCCGAGGAAGACCTGCGAGATTACGGCCTCGACTCGGTGCGCGCGATTGACCTGATCGCCCTCGTGAATGCCGCAGGAGGCGAGCTCGGATTCCCCGACCTCGCTGGCGGCCCGACCCTGACCATCATCGCCTCCGCCCTGGAGGCCTCCGATCCGGAAGGACCCCGATGA
- a CDS encoding MbtH family protein, which produces MTTNPFDDEDGVFLVLINDEEQYSLWPAFAEVPSGWSVVLGESSRADAIAYVEANWTDLRPRSLREALAGSTS; this is translated from the coding sequence ATGACCACGAACCCCTTTGACGACGAGGACGGCGTCTTTCTCGTACTGATCAACGACGAAGAACAGTATTCACTGTGGCCCGCGTTCGCTGAGGTCCCCTCCGGCTGGAGTGTGGTGCTCGGCGAGTCATCACGCGCAGATGCCATCGCCTATGTCGAGGCGAACTGGACGGATCTGCGTCCACGTTCACTGCGTGAGGCACTGGCTGGGAGTACCTCATGA
- a CDS encoding siderophore-interacting protein, translating into MSAAPIQYVDYPVRIRDVEVVRTTVLSDTMIRLTLGGPGADGFESAIFDEHVKLIFPDPDTGELRLPTPDGDELDWPRPVPTSREYTVRAYRPQSREIDIDFVVHEVGLASDWARAAVPGDRVHVAGPPGGYRISDDYDFYVLAADETALPAVARWLEESPRDRRGAVVIEVAGPGSKQPLEAPEGVSVTWVYGGHVASTVLEDATRAVEIPEGAEVFVWLAGEAGAIKPLRRWVRQELGLTKEHSSITGYWKRGSADTHEHLDDDE; encoded by the coding sequence ATGAGCGCCGCACCGATCCAGTACGTCGACTATCCGGTGCGGATCCGTGACGTTGAGGTGGTGCGCACCACCGTGCTGTCGGACACCATGATTCGGCTGACCTTGGGCGGGCCGGGTGCCGACGGCTTTGAAAGCGCCATCTTTGATGAGCATGTCAAGCTCATTTTCCCCGACCCTGACACTGGTGAACTGCGCCTTCCTACCCCGGATGGCGATGAACTGGATTGGCCCAGGCCGGTTCCGACGTCGCGGGAATACACGGTGCGGGCCTACCGTCCTCAAAGCCGTGAAATCGATATTGATTTCGTTGTGCACGAGGTCGGTTTGGCCTCGGATTGGGCGCGTGCGGCGGTCCCGGGCGATCGCGTGCACGTGGCGGGTCCTCCGGGAGGTTACCGGATCAGCGACGACTACGACTTTTATGTGCTTGCCGCTGACGAAACGGCTCTTCCTGCGGTGGCCCGGTGGTTGGAGGAGAGTCCTCGTGACCGTCGGGGAGCTGTGGTGATTGAGGTGGCTGGGCCGGGCTCTAAGCAGCCGCTCGAGGCGCCGGAGGGTGTGAGCGTCACCTGGGTCTACGGCGGACATGTCGCCTCCACGGTGTTGGAAGATGCGACCCGCGCGGTGGAGATTCCTGAGGGTGCGGAGGTTTTTGTGTGGCTGGCCGGGGAAGCGGGTGCCATTAAGCCGCTTCGCCGCTGGGTGCGTCAGGAGCTGGGTCTGACCAAGGAACACTCCTCGATTACCGGCTATTGGAAACGCGGCAGCGCCGACACCCACGAACATCTCGACGACGACGAGTAA